AATCGGGGCAACGGCCGATGACTACCAGACCGTCTACGGGACATTGCTGCGCCAGGCCGCATCGCCCGTCGTACTCCACTGGCTCGGCGACATGTTCGATCCGAAGCTGACGGGCTATTGGGGATCTGCAGACGTGGCAAAGGCGATGCAGACCGTTCTGGACATCATCAACGCCCACGAGGACAAGGTTGACGGCATCAAGATTTCGCTGCTTGAAAAATCCTATGAGGAGGATCTCAGAGCCCGTCTTCCGGAAGGTGTACTCCTCTATACCGGTGATGATTTCAATTATGCGGAATTGATCGAGGGCGACGGAACGCGCTATTCGCATGCCCTGCTCGGTGCATTCGCGGCGATCGCCCCGGCGGCGAGCCAGGCTCTGGAAGCCCTGGCCGGGAATGACACGGAAACCTATCACCGTCTGCTGGAACCGACGGTCCCGCTCAGCCGCGAGATCTTCAAGGCGCCGACACAGTTCTACAAGGCCGGCATCGCTTTCCTCGCCTGGCTGAATGATGCCCAGAGCCACTTCATCATGCCGGGCGGTTTCCAGTCCTCGCGCGAGATTACCCACTATGCGGAAGTCTTCAGACTTGCGGATCAGGCCCGTTTGCTGTCAAAGCCTGACAAGGCGGTCGACCGCATGAAGCTCCTGTTGAGGCTTCACGGCATCGACTAAGGACGAGAGACCGGGGCGCGCATGAAAAAAAGACCGACAATACTGGATGTCGCGCAGGAAGCCGGGGTTTCGAAGTCAACCGTCTCGCTGGTTCTGCAAACCTCGCCCCTCGTCAAGCCGGCAACGCGCACTGCGGTCGACAACGCCATCAAGAAGCTCGGATATGTCTACAACAGGTCAGCTGCCGGCCTCAGGGGGGCTGCCTCCGGTCTGATCGGCCTGATCATCAATGACCTGCGCAACCCGTTCTTCACCGAGTTCGCCGCGAGCGCCCAGATGGAGTTCGCCCGAAAGGGCTATTCGACGGTTGTCGCCAACACCGACGAGGACCCGGCGATCCAGGCCCAGGTGATTGCGTCCATGATCGAACATGACGTCTCTGCATTCGTGATCTCGCCTGCCTATGGCGGCGACGAAGATGCCTTTGCCCGCATCGAACGCGCGGGCATTCCCACCATGCAGGTGCTCCGTCAGATCGATGATCGCACCGAAATCTTTCCCTTCGCTTCACACAATTATTCCGCCGGGGGCGAATTGGCGACCCGGCATCTGTTCAACCTTGGATGCAGGAACATCGCCTTTGTCGGCGGCTTGGAGGATCGTCCCATCACCGAGGAACGCATGTCCGGCTACAGATGCTTCATGCAGGCGCAGGGCTTGCCGCCACGAACCTTTCACGGGCGGCCCACCCGCGCCTTCGGACGGGACCTGGCGCTTGAGATCGCCGGGAAACACCCGGACATCGAGGCCGCGATCTGTTTCAGCGATCTCGTCGCGCTCGGGATGATTTCAGGATTTGCGGAAGCAGGTGTCGAAGTCGGGAAGGACATACGCCTGATCGGTTTCGACGACATTGAGGAAAGCTCGCTTGTCTATCCGCGTCTGAGTTCGATCAGGTGCGACACGAAACACTTCGGCCAGAGTTCCGCGCAAGCGATGCTGGCCTGGATCGTGGACGGCAATCGGCCGCCCGATGTCAGGCACTACGACGTCAGGCTGATCGAACGCCAGTCAAGCATCGGGTTCAATTGATGGCGGACACTTCGCTGCGGGAACATGACAAAAGCCACGATCATTCCGTCCCAGATCCCGCGCGGGAAGGAAACGTGGAGACATTCGTTCGCGAGGCCGCTGCGTTGATTTTCGATTGCGACGGTACGCTTCTGAAAACACCTGACCTCTTCGCTGCCGCGTGGCAGTCCGCCTTCGCGAAGGCAGGTCACGAGATGGACCTGGACTGGTACCATCAGCGGGCCGGCATGTCGGAGCACGTGTTGCTGGACGCCTTCGAAGCGGAAAAGGATATTGCCCTCGACCGGTCCCGTGCTGTCCGGAATCTGAGGCACTTCATTCTGACGCATGTGGACTCTGTCGAGGAAATACCAGCGATCGCCGCAATCGCGCGTGCCAGCCATGGCCACAAGCCGATGGCCGTCGCATCGGGAGGCTCGCACGAAATCGTACATGCCACGCTTCGGGCGTCCGGCCTCCTGCATCTGTTCGAAACAGTTGTCACGATCGATGACGTCGGGAAGGCAAAACCGGCTCCGGATCTCTTTCTGGAAGCCGCAACCCGGTTGCAAGCCGCCCCCGCATCCTGCCTTGTCTTCGAAGACAGCGACCAGGGCATCGAAGCGGCAAAAGCCGCCGGCATGCGGTGCGTGGACGTGGCTTCACTGGTTTGATCAAGAGACCTTTATCCAATAAGCAAGCGGCCCTTGTTGAACTGCGCCATGTGTTGGTTTCGGGAGCCTGATCACACCGGGACTTTTGCTTTCGGAGCAATCCCGACTGGAAGGCCGAACGTTTGGGCGGCCTAATCGATCGCGCTGGCTTGGGCGTCGATTAGCCTCCGTCTGCCGTAAATCCGGCGGTCTCAATTGCTGCGATTGCGCAGGTTTCGTCATTGTCGGACGAGTCACCCGTTATCCCAACTGCCCCGAGGACCTGGCCGTCCGCTTTGATTAATACGCCACCGGGCACGGGCACCAGCGATCCTTCGGCAAGGCTGTTCATTGCCTGGATAAAATAGGGCTGTGACTTTGCCCGTTCAAACAGGGCACGCGAGCCGAGCCCCATACCGATTGCCCCCCGCGCCTTGCCCTGCGCAATGTCCGGACGCAGATTGCTGGTGCCGTCTTCGCGGGCCAGCGCGATCAGGAATCCACCGCTGTCAAGAACCGCGATTGTTATGGGCTTCATCCCATGGGCACGCCGCCAGTCCAGTGCCGCCGAAACAATTTTCTGCGCTGTCTCCAAAGCAAGTTTCACTCCGTCCCCCGATCTGCATGTTCACCTTGGCCCATTGGCGGACTACACCGCTATGACCGCCCCGCTTTCTACCAGGCGCGCGACCGTTTCCTGATCATACCCAAGCTGATCCAACACCTCCCGGCTGTGTTGTCCCAACACCGGCGCGGCTTTGGCAACTCTGGCAGGCGTTTTGCTGAACTTGACCGGGTGTCCAATGGTTTTGACATCGCCCGCAATGGCGTGCCTTGTCTCCACGATCATGTCCCGCGCGACCGCCTGGGGGTCCTCGTGCATCTCCACAATGCCCAGGACCGGACCGGCCGGAAGCGCTGCGGCTTCCATCTTGGCCAACCAGTTGGCGGTCGTGTCCCGCCGCAGTTTTTTGTTCAGGATTTCGACAAGCGCCGGCAGGTTTTGCATCCGCGCCAGGTTCGACGAAAACCGCGGGTCGGCATCAAGTTCAGGTGTCTCGATGACATCCAGCAAACGGAGCCAGTTGCGCTGGTTCGCGGCCCCAACATTGATCCAGCCGTCGCTGGTCGCGAACGCCTGATAAGGCGCATTGAGCGGATGCGCGGAGCCGAGCGGCTCTGGATTTTCACCAGTAGAAAAAGCGATCGCCGATTGCCAGTATGTTTGCACGATCGCGGCCTCGAACAGCGACGTGTCAACTTTTTGACCCCGGCCGGTCTTCAACGCATTTGCGTAAGCCGCGCTCACACCCATGGCCGCCAGGATACCGGCATTGATGTCTGAGATCGGTGCAGCCACCTTGACCGGCGGACGCCCCGGCCCCTCGCCGGTGATCGACATCAGACCGGCCATACCCTGGGCAATCAAATCAAAACCTCCGCGTTCCGCGTAGGGGCCGGTCCGTCCGAACCCGGAGATTTCGCAATAGATCAGGCGCGGGTTGATTGCCGCCAGATCGTCATAGCCGAGACCCAGCCGTTCCATCGTGCCCAGGCGATAATTTTCGATCACGACATCCGCATCTGACAGGAGCTTGTGCAAGACCTCTCGCGCCGACGGGTCCTTGAGGTTCAGTGCTATTCCCCGCTTGTTGCGGTTCATCATCATGTAGGCTGCGGATTCGCCTTCAATCTGGGGAGGAACGAACCGGCGGGAATCATCGCCTTGCGGCTTTTCCACCTTGATGACATCCGCGCCCATGTCCGCCAGCATCAGGCCGCACACCGGACCTGCCATGATATGCGCAAGTTCGATGACCTTCATACCGGTCAATGGCCCGGTGGCGGCCGTCATTTCCCGGTCCATTCCGGTCTGGACTTGCTCAGGAATGCTTCGATACCGATGTGGAAATCGTCGCTGGTGTAACACATCGCGATCAGGTCGTCGTCTTCCACTGCAATCGCGGCACGGCGCCGGCGCATGGCCTCTTTTGTGGCGCGCAAGGTCAAGGGCGCCATGGTGCCGACCAGTTGTGCCAGTTCCCCGGCGCGAACCATAAGGGACGCCTCATCCGGCAGAACCTCGCTCACCAGGCCAATCGCCTGGGCTTCTTCAGCCAGGATCAGCCGCGCAGTGAAGATCATTTCTCGGACACGGCCCGCTCCCATCAGATCCGACAGGCGGGCGAGGTTGTCGCTGGCAAGGCAGTTCCCCAGGGTACGTGCGATAGGAAACCCGAACTTGAGGCTCGCAGAGGTGATACGCAGATCACATGCCGCCGCAATCGCGGCTCCTCCACCAGTGCACGCCCCGTTGATCGCTGCGATCGTCGGTACCGGACACCGCTCCAGATCGTCCAGTGCTTGCGCGATGCGGGCTTCGTAGTCCAGCGCGTCCTGCGCCGTCCTGAAATTGCGGAACTGGCTCATGTCGGTCCCGGCCGCGAACGCCTTTCCGCCATTGCCGGAAACAACGATGGCCCGCACCGATCCGTTGCTTGGCAGCGATTTGCAGAGATTTGCAAGCCCGTCATACATTTCAAATGTCAGCGCGTTGCGCGCTTGCGGGCGGTTGAATGCCACCCACAAGACCCCGTCCTTCAGGTGCTGCGTAAGCTCTTCAGTCATCGGTAGAAGTACTCAACGAGGAACATCGGCACCGCCGGCACGTACGTGCAGAGCATCAGTACCGCCAACAGGACCGCGACAAAGAAGATATTCACTTTCGAGACGGCCCAGATATTAGCCCGCGCCACCGAGCAGGACGTGATCAGGACGGATGCCACCGGCGGTGTCTGCTGGCCGATCGCCAGGTTCAGTGTCACGACAAGACCAAAGTGCACGGGATCGATGCCCGCGGCGGAGATCAGCGGGATCACTATCGGGACAACCAGAATGATCGCGGCCGCCGAATGCAGAAAGAACCCGATGATCAGGAAAAAGAAGTTCAAAATCAGCAAGATCGCCCATTGCTGAGCGGTGACGGACAGGATCGCTTCCGCCAGTTGCTGAGGGATCTGCGCACGGGTCAGAAAGCCGCCCATCAGGACCGACGCGGCGACCAGAAGCATGACCACGGCGGTTTGTATGCCGCCATCGAGCATCGCCCGGCGCAAATGTGCCAGGTTCAGGTTGCGATACCATGCAGAGACGACAAGTGCGGCAAGAACGGCCAGCCCTGCGGCTTCGGTTGCGGTGACAAACCCGCCGAATATCCCGCCCAGGATGATCACCGGCAGCGCAAAAGCGGGCAGTGCGTCCTTGAAGGTCTCGCGCACGCGCGGCAGGTTGAAGGCCTCTTCGACCGGATAGTCATAGCGTTTCGCGAAAGCATAGGCGACGCCCATCAACCCGGCAGCACCCAGGAGCCCGGGCACAACGCCGGCCACGAACAATTGCTCGACCGAGGTGTTGGCCGAGGCCGCATACAGGATCATGGGGATCGATGGCGGGATGATAATGGCCAGAGAGGCTGAGGACGACGTGACAGCGGCGGAAAACTCCTTCGAGTAGCCGCGCTTTTTCATTTGCGGGATCAGAATCGAACCCATTGCAGCGACGTCCGCGACAGCCGAGCCCGAAATCTCCGCGAAGAACAGCGACACGCCAATATTGACCATCGCCAGACCACCGCGAATGAAGCCGATGATGGCGGACACGAAATTGATCAGCCGATCCGTGATCCCGCCCGCGTTCATGATGGCACCAGCCAACACAAACATCGGAATCGCGATCAATGAAAACTTGGTGGATCCATCATACATGTCCAGGGCAATCGTGACCAAACTGCCGGTGCCCTCGACTGCCAGGAGGCCGATCACGCCGCACATGGCCAGCGCAACCGCAATTGGCACATTGATGCAGATCATCGCCAGCAGGGCGCAGAAGATCGCAGCCATCAGCATCAGGTACGATCCTTGTTCTTGATCATCTCCGCCTCGACCTCTTCCTCGATCTCCGCGTGTTCCAGTGAAATGCCGTCGGCGGTGACTTTCCAGTAGTTCGGCAGGCTGAGAAGCTGGCACAGGATGAACAGGGTCGCGCCAATCGGGATAATCGACTGGGTGAATTGGACCGGAACCCAGGTGAGCGAGATCAGCGTGTCGCCTTCGAGAACTTCGAGAACCTGAAGCCCGGCGCGCGCCATCAGCACGAAGAAGATCAACACGATCGCCTCGGCTACGAGCAACGCCGCCAGCCGTGCCTTGACCGGCATCGCCAGAAGCACGGTGTCAAACCCGATGTGGCGACGGTGAAGCGCTGCGAGCGCCGAGCCGTAGTAGGTTATCCAGGCGAGCATGATCGCGGCGACTTCGTCATACCACGAGAAACTCTGGCCCGAGAGACGTGCAATCACCGCCGAAATCACGACGATGGTCAGAAGCACCATCAGCGAGATCGTGATCCATTCAAGCACTTTGCCGAGGATCGTGACAATCCGGGGTAGGAGTGAGTTCGAGAGCTGGTTCAATTCGCGCCTTGTCTTCTTGCAGGAGCCGAAGGGAGGCTCACACGGATCGGTATGGCCACAAGAATGAAAGGGCAGCGGATTGCCCGCTGCCCGTTACAAGCGTCAGTTTGAGTTTGCCAGGCCCAGAACCTGGTCAATCATGTCTTGCCCGCCTTCGACTTCGTCGGCGAATGCCTTGTAGATCGGCGCGGATGCCTCGACGAACGCATCCTTGTCCGCCTCATTCACCTCGACACCGGCGGCCTTGATGACGTCCAGCAATTCGGTTTCCAGCTGGGCCGCCTTTTCGTAGGTGAAGTCCTGCGTGGACGCCGCACATTCGGTCAGGCCGGCCTGCACGTCCTCCGGCAGTTTCGCAAAACCCTTCTGCGAAGCGAGGATATAGGCAGGTGTGTAGACATGCCCGGTTATTGACAGGTACTTCTGGACCTCCTGGAATTTCGCGGACGCGATCTGCGCATAGGGATTTTCCTGGCCGTCCATCACGCCGGTCTGCAACGCGGTGAACACGTCCGAAAATGCCATTGGCGTCGGGTTTGCGCCGTACTCCGTGAACATCTTGACACGCCACACGCCATTGGGCGTGCGGAGTTTGATGCCTTCGAGATCGCTCGGCACATTGATTGGCCGTGTGTTGTTGGTGATGTGGCGGAAGCCGTTCTCGGCCAGGCCGACGATGTGATATCCACCGCCGTTTGCAGCGTCCTGAAACTTGTCCATCATCGCGCCCTGGACACGGCGCATGTGATCACGGTCGCGGATGATGTAGGGCATCTCGAAAATGCCGAACGTATCATCGACCGAAGACATGACGGACGAGGGAAGTGCGAAGTCGACCTGACCCAGCTTCAGCTTCTGCAAAAGCTCCTTGTCCTTGCCCAGCTGTGAAGAGCCGAAGGTCTGCACCTCGACTTTACCGCCCATCGACGAGTTCACACATTCCGCGAAATTGTCGACGCTTGCTTCAAACAGCGAACCAGGATTGCCGACATGGCCAAACTTCAGGGTGATGTCGGCGGCAAAGGCACCGCTTGTTCCGCCAATCGCAGCGGCTGTTGCAATGAGAATTGCCTTGATGGTCATGTGTGTTTCCTCCCTTGGAAATGTGACTGTTTTCGTCACTCTGCCGCGATTTGCGTGCTTTCGAGCATCGCCATCGCAGCTCCGACTCCCCCAGCGTTGTGGGGAACATTGGCCTTTGTCAGACCCATTTCCACGCCTGCCAGTGTTGCGACCAACATGAGATCGTTGAAGTCGCCAAGATGGCCAATGCGGAACACTTTGTCGGCAACCTTCGACAGGCCGTTGCCCAAAGAAATATCGTAGTGATCCAGAGTCGTTGCCCTGAACCCATCTGCGCTGTGGCCCTCCGGGACCACGACAGCCGTCAGAACGCCGCTTTCCTGCCCCTGCTTGTTGCAGAGAACTTCCAGTCCCCAGGTGCGGACAGCAGCACGCGTAGCTGCCCCGTGCCGCGCATGCCGGGCAAAGACATTTTCCAGCCCTTCCTCGTGCAGCATCTCAATGGCGACATTCAGCCCGTAGAGAAGGTTCGTGGCGGGCGTATACGGGAAGTATCCTGTCCTGTTCGGACCGACCATATCCGCCCAGTCCCAGTATGACCGCCTTAGCGTGGCCGAACCGTTCGCCGCCATGGCCTTGGCACTTATCGCGTTGAACGAAAGACCCGGCGGTAACATCAGTCCCTTTTGTGATCCGGAAACCGTGACATCAACGCCCCATTCGTCGTGCTGATAGTCGAGCGATGCGAGACCCGAGATCGTATCGACCATGAACAATGCCGGGTGTCCCGCGTTGTCGATGGCCTTGCGGATGGCAGCAATCGGCGAGACGGACCCGGTCGATGTCTCGTTGTGAACAACGCAGACGGCCTTGATCTCGTGATTTCCGTCTTCAGCCAGATAGGCCTCGATCTGGTCCGGGTCGGCTCCGCCGCGCCAGTCGCCTTCGATGAACTCGGGCTTCAAATCCAGTTTTTCGGCGATCTTTTTCCACAATGTCGCAAAATGCCCGGTCTCGAACATCAGCACCCGATCGCCCGGCGACAAGACATTGACCAGCGCCGCCTCCCAACCACCCGTGCCCGACGACGGATAGATCACGACGTTCTGCTCGGTCTTGAAGATGGTCTTGATCCCTTCAAGGGCCTGTGCGCCGACTTTGCCGAACGCCGGTCCCCTGTGGTCAATCACCTGACCGGAGATCGCGCGCAATATGCGATCCGGAACCGAACTGGGGCCGGGAATTTGCAGAAAATGACGACCAGCTTGTCTCATAAATCGAACCTTGTGGGACCTGCGTTTGAACGTGCGTCACAGAATGACATTGAAGTTGTGAATATGCAATTTTTAATTCATAATTCATTTTTCGATTACGCAAGCCAAGGATCCCGCCGTTGAACGACATTGCGCGTGAACTTTCAAAAAGGGTGTCGGGCGATCTGATGTTCGATCCGTTCTCGCGCGGCCGCTACGCGACGGACGCATCGATTTATCAGATGATGCCGGTGGGCGTGCTGGCGCCGAGATCCGAAGACGACATCCTGGCGGCGATTGACTGCGCGCGCGATCAAGGCGTGCCGGTCCTTCCCCGCGGCGGCGGCACGTCCCAGTGTGGCCAGACCGTCAACGAAGCGCTGGTTTTGGACAACACCGAGTATTTCGACGAAATTCTCGAACTCGACGTCGCAAACAAACGCTGTGTCGTGCGCCCGGGCATCGTGCTCGATGAACTGAACCGGGTACTCAAACCGCATGGGCTTTGGTTCCCGGTCGATGTCTCTACCGCGTCGCGCGCAACCATTGGCGGGATGACGGGGAACAACTCCTGCGGCGGGAAATCCATCCGGTACGGCATGATGCGGGACAATGTCCTGTCGATCGACGCGATCCTGGCTGATGGCAGCAAACACAGGTTCGGGGCGGGTCTTGCCAAGCAGGATGCGGCCTATAGCGCGCTTTCCCGTGATCTTGCGGCGATTGGTCAAAGAGAATCGGCCGAAATTGCTGCCCGGTTCCCCAATGTCATGCGCCGCGTGGGTGGCTACAACATCGACGCACTGACTTCCGGACTGGACGCCCAGAACCTCGCGCATCTTCTAGTTGGCTCGGAAGGCACGCTTGCCTACACCACCGCGATAGAGCTGAAGCTCTCCCCGCTTCAGGACGGCAA
This region of uncultured Roseibium sp. genomic DNA includes:
- a CDS encoding LacI family DNA-binding transcriptional regulator, with the protein product MKKRPTILDVAQEAGVSKSTVSLVLQTSPLVKPATRTAVDNAIKKLGYVYNRSAAGLRGAASGLIGLIINDLRNPFFTEFAASAQMEFARKGYSTVVANTDEDPAIQAQVIASMIEHDVSAFVISPAYGGDEDAFARIERAGIPTMQVLRQIDDRTEIFPFASHNYSAGGELATRHLFNLGCRNIAFVGGLEDRPITEERMSGYRCFMQAQGLPPRTFHGRPTRAFGRDLALEIAGKHPDIEAAICFSDLVALGMISGFAEAGVEVGKDIRLIGFDDIEESSLVYPRLSSIRCDTKHFGQSSAQAMLAWIVDGNRPPDVRHYDVRLIERQSSIGFN
- a CDS encoding HAD family phosphatase, whose protein sequence is METFVREAAALIFDCDGTLLKTPDLFAAAWQSAFAKAGHEMDLDWYHQRAGMSEHVLLDAFEAEKDIALDRSRAVRNLRHFILTHVDSVEEIPAIAAIARASHGHKPMAVASGGSHEIVHATLRASGLLHLFETVVTIDDVGKAKPAPDLFLEAATRLQAAPASCLVFEDSDQGIEAAKAAGMRCVDVASLV
- a CDS encoding TRAP transporter substrate-binding protein, which produces MTIKAILIATAAAIGGTSGAFAADITLKFGHVGNPGSLFEASVDNFAECVNSSMGGKVEVQTFGSSQLGKDKELLQKLKLGQVDFALPSSVMSSVDDTFGIFEMPYIIRDRDHMRRVQGAMMDKFQDAANGGGYHIVGLAENGFRHITNNTRPINVPSDLEGIKLRTPNGVWRVKMFTEYGANPTPMAFSDVFTALQTGVMDGQENPYAQIASAKFQEVQKYLSITGHVYTPAYILASQKGFAKLPEDVQAGLTECAASTQDFTYEKAAQLETELLDVIKAAGVEVNEADKDAFVEASAPIYKAFADEVEGGQDMIDQVLGLANSN
- a CDS encoding enoyl-CoA hydratase gives rise to the protein MTEELTQHLKDGVLWVAFNRPQARNALTFEMYDGLANLCKSLPSNGSVRAIVVSGNGGKAFAAGTDMSQFRNFRTAQDALDYEARIAQALDDLERCPVPTIAAINGACTGGGAAIAAACDLRITSASLKFGFPIARTLGNCLASDNLARLSDLMGAGRVREMIFTARLILAEEAQAIGLVSEVLPDEASLMVRAGELAQLVGTMAPLTLRATKEAMRRRRAAIAVEDDDLIAMCYTSDDFHIGIEAFLSKSRPEWTGK
- a CDS encoding heme-binding protein gives rise to the protein MKLALETAQKIVSAALDWRRAHGMKPITIAVLDSGGFLIALAREDGTSNLRPDIAQGKARGAIGMGLGSRALFERAKSQPYFIQAMNSLAEGSLVPVPGGVLIKADGQVLGAVGITGDSSDNDETCAIAAIETAGFTADGG
- a CDS encoding aminotransferase class V-fold PLP-dependent enzyme, yielding MRQAGRHFLQIPGPSSVPDRILRAISGQVIDHRGPAFGKVGAQALEGIKTIFKTEQNVVIYPSSGTGGWEAALVNVLSPGDRVLMFETGHFATLWKKIAEKLDLKPEFIEGDWRGGADPDQIEAYLAEDGNHEIKAVCVVHNETSTGSVSPIAAIRKAIDNAGHPALFMVDTISGLASLDYQHDEWGVDVTVSGSQKGLMLPPGLSFNAISAKAMAANGSATLRRSYWDWADMVGPNRTGYFPYTPATNLLYGLNVAIEMLHEEGLENVFARHARHGAATRAAVRTWGLEVLCNKQGQESGVLTAVVVPEGHSADGFRATTLDHYDISLGNGLSKVADKVFRIGHLGDFNDLMLVATLAGVEMGLTKANVPHNAGGVGAAMAMLESTQIAAE
- a CDS encoding dihydrodipicolinate synthase family protein, producing the protein MLTLPTLDNRLEDYALKGDPLIPRAPGVPLTRIAFAAAHVVSSPLAERDPWIGSPAVDWDNTLRFRHWLWDQGLGLAEAMDTAQRGMGVDWPTAKELIERTMRDAKAHPMKPRVACGAGTDQKPREDYRTTDDIVAAYTEQMEAIEAAGGQIILMASQALPAIGATADDYQTVYGTLLRQAASPVVLHWLGDMFDPKLTGYWGSADVAKAMQTVLDIINAHEDKVDGIKISLLEKSYEEDLRARLPEGVLLYTGDDFNYAELIEGDGTRYSHALLGAFAAIAPAASQALEALAGNDTETYHRLLEPTVPLSREIFKAPTQFYKAGIAFLAWLNDAQSHFIMPGGFQSSREITHYAEVFRLADQARLLSKPDKAVDRMKLLLRLHGID
- a CDS encoding TRAP transporter small permease subunit; protein product: MNQLSNSLLPRIVTILGKVLEWITISLMVLLTIVVISAVIARLSGQSFSWYDEVAAIMLAWITYYGSALAALHRRHIGFDTVLLAMPVKARLAALLVAEAIVLIFFVLMARAGLQVLEVLEGDTLISLTWVPVQFTQSIIPIGATLFILCQLLSLPNYWKVTADGISLEHAEIEEEVEAEMIKNKDRT
- a CDS encoding CoA transferase; its protein translation is MTAATGPLTGMKVIELAHIMAGPVCGLMLADMGADVIKVEKPQGDDSRRFVPPQIEGESAAYMMMNRNKRGIALNLKDPSAREVLHKLLSDADVVIENYRLGTMERLGLGYDDLAAINPRLIYCEISGFGRTGPYAERGGFDLIAQGMAGLMSITGEGPGRPPVKVAAPISDINAGILAAMGVSAAYANALKTGRGQKVDTSLFEAAIVQTYWQSAIAFSTGENPEPLGSAHPLNAPYQAFATSDGWINVGAANQRNWLRLLDVIETPELDADPRFSSNLARMQNLPALVEILNKKLRRDTTANWLAKMEAAALPAGPVLGIVEMHEDPQAVARDMIVETRHAIAGDVKTIGHPVKFSKTPARVAKAAPVLGQHSREVLDQLGYDQETVARLVESGAVIAV
- a CDS encoding TRAP transporter large permease, which translates into the protein MLMAAIFCALLAMICINVPIAVALAMCGVIGLLAVEGTGSLVTIALDMYDGSTKFSLIAIPMFVLAGAIMNAGGITDRLINFVSAIIGFIRGGLAMVNIGVSLFFAEISGSAVADVAAMGSILIPQMKKRGYSKEFSAAVTSSSASLAIIIPPSIPMILYAASANTSVEQLFVAGVVPGLLGAAGLMGVAYAFAKRYDYPVEEAFNLPRVRETFKDALPAFALPVIILGGIFGGFVTATEAAGLAVLAALVVSAWYRNLNLAHLRRAMLDGGIQTAVVMLLVAASVLMGGFLTRAQIPQQLAEAILSVTAQQWAILLILNFFFLIIGFFLHSAAAIILVVPIVIPLISAAGIDPVHFGLVVTLNLAIGQQTPPVASVLITSCSVARANIWAVSKVNIFFVAVLLAVLMLCTYVPAVPMFLVEYFYR